The Streptomyces sp. WZ-12 genome segment CCCCGGATGATGACCGAGGTGACCGACTGCGCGGAGTCCGAGCTGCGCATCGGGATGCCGCTCAGGGTGCACTTCCGCACCGAGCGACACCCCGACGCGACCGGCGACACCCCGGACCCGGCGGGCGCCGACCACGCGATACCGGTGTTCCGCCCGGTGTGACAGCCCTCGGTTTCGCGATCCTGGCCACCGTCCCCGAAGGCTCCCGTCACCCCTCGAAGGGGGACGTGGGACCGCACCTCATGTACCGGCGGCTGGAGCGCCGACCGGCACAGCGCCGCCGCCCCCGGCTCACGGCCAGAGCAACTCCCGCTCCCAACCACCGCCGGTCCGGCGGTAGGTGAGCCGGACATGCTGGCGCCGATGCTGATCGCCCTGGAAGAACTCGACCTCGTCGGCGTCGAGTACGTACAGCGTCCAGCTCGGGACCGGCGCGTCCGGTTCGCGGCGGGCGCGCTCCCAGGCGGCGTCCGCGGCGCGCGCCATCTCCGCGGCGGAGCCGAGCACCTGGCTCTGCCGGCCCACCAGGGCGGCGGCCAGCGCGCCGGTGGAGCGGTGGTGCAGATCGGCCGCGCTCTCCTCCGGGCCGGCCGCGGTCACCGTGCCCCGGACCCGCACCTGGCGGCCGACCGCCGCCCAGTAGAAGGCGAGCGCGGCCCGAGGACGGGCGGCCAGCTCGCGGCCCTTGCGGCTGTCGCGGTGGGTGCCGAAGTGCCAGCCGCGCGCGTCGGCGTCGTGCAGCATCACGATGCGCACGGACGGGTCGCCGGCCGC includes the following:
- a CDS encoding pyridoxine/pyridoxamine 5'-phosphate oxidase, which encodes MAAHMDHRADGGAPEPDDHRGADDEARAFRELLRGLRVWEGELPAFAAERAPAEPLPLFRRWLREAAEAGVPEPHTMSLATADAAGDPSVRIVMLHDADARGWHFGTHRDSRKGRELAARPRAALAFYWAAVGRQVRVRGTVTAAGPEESAADLHHRSTGALAAALVGRQSQVLGSAAEMARAADAAWERARREPDAPVPSWTLYVLDADEVEFFQGDQHRRQHVRLTYRRTGGGWERELLWP